A single window of Pyrus communis chromosome 10, drPyrComm1.1, whole genome shotgun sequence DNA harbors:
- the LOC137748782 gene encoding uncharacterized protein, with protein MDPLLPIAALSILIGAVIALAFFGSYFRKRSSEIQSISKPELQSDEKKHQSKPHQTKKSHARPHSHASDKDQNKKHHPLDVNTLKGHGDAVTDLCFSSDGRSLATACADGVLRVFKLDDASSKSFKFLRISLPPGAGHPVAVSFSDDGLSIVVASQSLTGSSLYMYGGVEKPKPSEEARQQPKLPLPEVKWGHHKVHDKLGILTLSGTTASYGTADGSTIVASCSEGTDIKLWHGTTGKILGHVDTNQLKNTMAAISPNGRFLAAAAFTADVKVWEIVYSKDGSVKEVTKAMQLKGHKSAVTWLCFTPNSEQMITASKDGSIRIWNINVRFHMDEDPKTLKVFPIPLDLGGAAVHYDRLSLSPDGKFLAATHGSTLQWLCIEAGKVLDTADKAHEGDITGISWAPKPIPMGDEKVLVLATSSVDKKVKFWVAPSVPAS; from the exons ATGGATCCGCTTCTTCCCATTGCGGCGCTCTCGATTCTCATCGGCGCTGTCATCGCCCTTGCCTTCTTCGGAAGCTACTTCCGAAAACGGAGCTCCGAAATCCAGTCCATTTCCAAGCCGGAACTCCAGTCGGACGAAAAAAAGCACCAATCAAAGCCTCACCAGACTAAGAAGTCTCACGCCAGACCACACTCTCACGCCTCTGACAAG GATCAAAACAAGAAACATCATCCGTTGGATGTGAATACTTTGAAAGGCCATGGAGATGCAGTCACTGACCTATGTTTCTCCTCCGACGGGCGGAGTTTGGCAACAG CTTGTGCGGATGGAGTGCTTAGGGTATTCAAGTTGGATGACGCTTCGAGTAAAAGTTTCAA GTTTCTGAGAATTAGTTTGCCTCCCGGAGCTGGTCATCCTGTAGCTGTTTCATTTTCGGATGATGGATTGTCAATAGTTGTGGCTTCTCAAAGTCTGACCGGTTCTTCTTTGTACATGTATGGTGGGGTGGAAAAACCCAAACCTTCTGAGGAAGCTAGACAGCAACCCAAGCTTCCTCTGCCTGAGGTCAAGTGGGGCCATCACAAAGTTCACGATAAATTAGGTATTCTCACCCTATCTGGGACCACAGCAAGTTATGGCACTGCTGATGGGAGTACAATTGTTGCTTCATGTTCAGAAG GAACCGACATCAAACTTTGGCATGGTACAACCGGCAAGATTTTGGGGCATGTTGACACAAATCAGTTGAAAAACACCATGGCTGCTATATCACCAAATGGGCGTTTCCTTGCTGCAGCAGCGTTTACTGCAGATGTGAAG GTGTGGGAGATCGTCTATTCAAAGGATGGTTCAGTCAAGGAGGTCACAAAAGCCATGCAACTTAAAGGCCATAAG AGTGCAGTGACTTGGTTATGCTTTACTCCGAACTCAGAACAAATGATCACAGCGTCCAAAGATGGTTCGATAAGAATTTGGAATATCAATG TTCGATTTCATATGGATGAGGATCCAAAAACTCTGAAGGTGTTTCCAATTCCACTTGATTTGGGTGGTGCTGCTGTTCACTATGATCGCCTTAGTTTATCTCCGGATGGAAAATTTTTGGCAGCAACCCATGGTTCAACACTACAATGGTTATGCATTGAAGCTGGAAAGGTTTTGGACACAGCTGACAAAGCCCATGAAG GTGACATCACAGGCATTTCGTGGGCACCCAAGCCAATACCAATGG GTGATGAGAAGGTGTTGGTTTTGGCCACATCAAGTGTCGATAAGAAGGTAAAATTCTGGGTTGCTCCATCTGTTCCTGCATCGTAA